The window CCATTCGCCAATAATTTTTCCTTTGGAAGTATGTACTACATGTTTTGTTGAGGTTATTCCTTCTTTTAATTCAAGAATTCCTAAACCTGCCATTGCTTTACTTGCTTGTTGTAACGTAAGTCCGTAGCCTTGAGATCGAGCATTGAAGTCGAGGTCTCGTTCATAAAGTGTAAATGGAATTCCACGATGTAAACAAGCTACAGCTAGTGCAACGCCTCCAATTCCGCCACCAATTATAGCAATGTTTGGGTGTTTTTCTGTTTCAGTTTTGGGTTTCTGTTTAGAAGAAATTAATCCAGAACCATTACATTTAGCACACGTTTGTAATTGACTTTTAGGTGGAATTGGAGCAGTTCCTTCAGAATTTGAATTATTGAATTTTTCTAATTCCGCTTTATAGTTCAGTCTTGCTTTTTTTGAAAGGCGTTGTTTTTTTTTGCCTTCACCTTTACAGTTTTTGCAAATAACCCAAAAATTATCTTTGTCCTTAGTTTCTTTCACTATTTCTTAACTACTATCATCATATGCGGACTAAAAGGTAACAAATACTCATCATTTTGAGTGAGGTTTTGTAAAGCTTTTTAAAGTTTTAGATTTTTGTTTGTCAATCATATTTGCAAAATATTCATTATCCAACCAAATAATTCCTTCAACGGCAAAAAGATTAACAAAATTTAAATCTTGTTCTAAAAACTCTGCTTTTAAACCTGCTGGTTTGTGATAAAAAGCGTCTGCTAATAAAAACGGAAAATCTTTTGGAGCATTGTGAATTCCTGTTGTAAGTTCCTCTTTACACATATCAAAAATGAGTTAGCATGAATCATCCCGTTCATTAAACCAACAACGGTTGAAGCTGTTGCATTAATCCCAAACCCTAAAATAATTCCGCCTTTTTTCAAAAACTCTTTAGCTTCTAAAATGGCAGTAACTCTGTCTTCTCTTTTTTGCAAATGATATAAAGGTCCGTGTAAAATTACCAAATCAGCAGTGTTGTCTTCAAAAGGTAATTTTTTAGCTTCACCAATTGTAATAGAAAATGGATTTTGTAGTTTTTTGGCTCTTTGTTCCGCTAATTTAATGTGTTTTAAAACAGGCTCTACTAAATGAACTTTGTGTTCTTTTTTAGCCAACCATTCGCTGTATTTTCCAGTTCCGCCACCAACATCAATTATAGTAGCATTTTTCTTAGTAATATGAAGTTGAATAAGTTCTTTAATTCTTTCAAATTCAAAAATACCCATTCCTTTTCTAGCCTAGTTTCTTCAGATGCTTTGTTGTAGAAATTTTCTAATTCTTTACTGATAAGTTTACCTTTTTTCACCTTAAAAATTTAAGAGATAAAAGTAGATAATTAATTACAGATTTTACAGTCTTCTTTCTCTTGAATTTCGCCAACTAAATTCCCTTTAGTATTCATTACAAAACCACAGCAATCCATAAAACCTTCAGCAATTAATTTACGTGCACGTTGTATTTGAGATTTTGTAGTTGGTAAAGTTTGTTTTAATTGCTCAGCAACTTCTTGCTGTTTTAATCCTTTTATGTCAGATAAAAACAACGGATCTCTATATTTTTTAGGTAAGTTTTTTAGGATTCCGCGAAGACAATCTTTTTCTGTATGGACATTATCTTCAATCTCAGTTTTGCTTTCAAAATTGGCCATTTCTACAGTTTTATTTGTGGTTTTCCAATAATCTAAAATTGAATTTCGAGCAATAGAAAAACACCAGGATTTTAATTTAGTAATGTCTTTTAAAGTATGTAGTTTAGTGTGAATTTTAATAAAAGAGTCTTGCAAAATATCATCAGCAATAGTTTTTTCTTTTACTTTGCTGATGATAAAATTTTGTAAATCTGTATGATATTTAGTCCAAACCTCTTGTGTAGTCATAATAAATTTGTGTCATTGCGAGGAAACGAAGTAACCTTTTAATTTATAAAGATAGTTACTTCCTTCCTCGTAATAATAGGGTTTAATTAACAATTACAATTGTTGCAAGTACAAGTATCACAAGTGCAATTTTTACAATCTCCGTTTAAACATTCTACACAGGTACAGCTACATTGGTTTTTATAATTTTCCATGATTCTAAATTTATAGTTCACTTAATAGACGTAACAATTATAAAAAAGATGCAAAAATAATGGATTAATATACTTTTTCTCCATTTACAAAGGTCGAAACAGCTTTGGTTTTTGGTAATTTATTGCCCTCAACTTTCATAATATCTTGATTTAAAATAACAAAATCTGCAAATTTTCCTACTTCAATAGAACCTTTTTCATTTTCTTCAAAATTTGAATAAGCAGCCCAAATTGTCATTCCTTTTAAGGTTTCTTCTCTGGTTAAAGCATTTTCCATTTGATATCCATTTACGGGATAGTTGTCAATGTCTTTCCTTATTGTAGCAGCGTAAAATGTTAAAAACGGATTTACTTGTTCTACCGGAAAATCTGTTCCCAAAGCAATTTTACCGTAATTATTTAATAAATCTTTGAATGCATAAGCACCTTTTACACGTTCTTTTCCAACTCTATCTCCAGCCCAGTACATGTCTGAAGTTGCATGTGTAGGTTGAACAGATGGTAAAATATTATCAAAATTTTTGAAATCTTCTGGTGATATTATTTGTGCATGTTCAATTCTCCAACGTCTATTTTTTACACTTTTTAAAACATCTTTATAGGTTTTTAACAACCAAGTATTTGCAGAATCTCCAATTGCGTGTGTGTTCATTTGAAATTCTGAATTAGCAATTTGTTTTGCCAATTCTTGATACCTTTCAGGTGAATAAATTAAAGCACCAAAATGATTTTCTCTGTCGGAATATGGTTTGCGCATTGCAGCTCCTCTGGAACCTAAAGCACCATCTCCATACACTTTAAACGAGCGGACATTTAGTCTATCAGTTTTTGTAATTCCTTTGTTAATGTAATAATCTATTTCTTTTTGATTATCACCAGAAACCATTGCGTACACACGCATTTTTAAACTTCCAACTTGTTGTAAACTGTCTATTAATTCGATTGTGTTTTTGCTAATTCCAGCATCATCAACTGTAGTTAAACCATACGAAAATGATATTTTTTGAGCATCTAACAAACCTTGAATTGCTTCTTTTTTTGAAGTTGAAGGAAATTTTATAAAATCCATTGCAGCATCAATTAAAACACCAGTCATTTTTCCGTTTTTCATCATAATTTCACCACCAGAAACTTTAGTGTCTTTTGTAATACCTGATAAATCTATTGCAGCCTGATTAACTAACAATGCGTGTCCATCAACTCTTCCAACTGCAACAGGTATTGTTGGAAAAAGTTTATCTAATTTTTCTTTTGTCGGAAATTCTTTAACTTCCCAATCGTTTTGATCCCAACCACGACCCGTGATAAAAGTTGTGTTTTTTTCTTTTTGAAAAGCAACCAGTTTTTCTAAAACTTCATCGTAACTTTTTGTGCCTTCTAAACTAACTTTTTGTTGCTGTAAACCCATTCTGTAAAAATGGCAATGTGCATCAATTAAACCAGGAACTATAGTTTGATTTTTTGCATCGATTGTATTTTCTGATTGATATTTTTCATGAATTTCTTCCGAAGAACCAACCGCAATAAATTTACCATCTTTTATGGCAAAAGCTTCTGCTTTATCAAAATTAGAATTTACTGTATAAGAGTTTGCGTTGATAACTAACATATCTACATTTTCTTTTTTACAAGAAACTGCAATTAATAAAAAACTAAGTATATAAATAAATTTTTTCATGAGTGTAAATAGATTAAATAAGCTGCATATAATAATACAAATTGTAAAGGAAGTCTTATTATAGCTAACTTTTTAGAACCAATTGCTGGTTTCTCTTTTGTTAGATCCCAAATATGTAATGGGAGAAAAATGAGCATCAAAATAAAAAAACCAATGGCTGAATTTTTTGCAGTTTGATTAAATAATAAACCAATTCCAATAGCCATTTCCAAAAAACCAGCAATATAATTTACCGTTAATTTAGGTAACGGCTTTGGAATAAAACCATTAAAAAACTTCGGTTTTATAAAATGCATAACCCCAGCATAGATTAAGAATAGCCCAAAAATTATACGAATTACCAAAATAAACGTCTCCATATTTATGGCTTTAAAACTTCTTGGTTGTATAAATATTTATCCATTAAATAGACAATACTAGCCATAGAAGCACTACCTAATTCAAGCTCTCTTTTGTTTACTTTATCAAAGGTATCTGAAGCTGCATGGTGATAATCAAAATAACGCTGAGAGTCTGGTCTGTAACCAACAAGTGTTACGTGATCGTCTTTTAATGGTCCAATATCGGCACCACTTCCTCCTTTAACAATGTCGTGTAAACCGTAAGGTTTTAATAATTTTTTCCAGCTTTGTAATAAGTGAATATTGTTGTCATTTGCATCAATTGAAAAACCGCGAGGAGTGTGTCCGCCAGCATCAGATTCTAATGCTCCAATGTGTAATTCACCATTTACTTTGGCTAAACGTGCGTATTCATTTGCACCACGCATTCCGTTTTCTTCATTCATAAAGAATACAATTCGTAAGGTGTTTTTGGGTTTAATGTTATTTTTCTTAAACAAATAAGCAACTTCTAAAGATTGCACAATTCCTGTTCCATCATCGTGAGCGCCATCACCCAAATCCCAAGAATCTAAATGACCACCAACAACCATAATTTTATCTGGATTTTCAGTTCCTTTTATTTCGCCAACTACATTAAAAGATGGTGCATCTGGTAATGTTTTACAACTTTGCTTTAAGTAGAATTTTAACTTCGGATTTTCTTTTAAATGTGCACTTAAAATTTCTGCTCCACGAGAACTAATTGCTGCTGAAGGAATATATTGTTCTTCTGGAATATCTCCATAACCCATTGAACCTGTATGTGGATAATCGTCAATTCCATTTGTCATAGAACGCACGATTACAGCTTTTGCTCCAAATTTACCAACAGTTGCTGCACCAGCAAAACGTTGACCAACACATCCGCCGTAGGCTTTAAAAGTATTTATTAAAGTGTTATCAAAACGACCATTAAAAAACACAATTTTACCGTTTGCTTTTTCTCCTAAGTTTTCAGCTTCTTCTACACTTTTTACTTCAATTATTTCTCCCGTAATTCCGTTTGAAGGTGTAGCAATAGAACCGCCTAAAGCACAAACAGGAACGTTTATTTTTTGCCCGTTAAAAGTATAGTTAGCAACTTCTTTATCGCCTCGAACCCAATGTGGAACCATAACTGGTTGTAACCAAACAGAATCTAAACCAACTTCTTTCATTAATTTTTCTCCCCAGATTACAGATTTTGCTGCGCCTTCCGAACCAGATAACCTGCTTCCAACATTGCTTGTTAAA of the Tenacibaculum todarodis genome contains:
- a CDS encoding MauE/DoxX family redox-associated membrane protein — encoded protein: METFILVIRIIFGLFLIYAGVMHFIKPKFFNGFIPKPLPKLTVNYIAGFLEMAIGIGLLFNQTAKNSAIGFFILMLIFLPLHIWDLTKEKPAIGSKKLAIIRLPLQFVLLYAAYLIYLHS
- a CDS encoding amidohydrolase; its protein translation is MKKFIYILSFLLIAVSCKKENVDMLVINANSYTVNSNFDKAEAFAIKDGKFIAVGSSEEIHEKYQSENTIDAKNQTIVPGLIDAHCHFYRMGLQQQKVSLEGTKSYDEVLEKLVAFQKEKNTTFITGRGWDQNDWEVKEFPTKEKLDKLFPTIPVAVGRVDGHALLVNQAAIDLSGITKDTKVSGGEIMMKNGKMTGVLIDAAMDFIKFPSTSKKEAIQGLLDAQKISFSYGLTTVDDAGISKNTIELIDSLQQVGSLKMRVYAMVSGDNQKEIDYYINKGITKTDRLNVRSFKVYGDGALGSRGAAMRKPYSDRENHFGALIYSPERYQELAKQIANSEFQMNTHAIGDSANTWLLKTYKDVLKSVKNRRWRIEHAQIISPEDFKNFDNILPSVQPTHATSDMYWAGDRVGKERVKGAYAFKDLLNNYGKIALGTDFPVEQVNPFLTFYAATIRKDIDNYPVNGYQMENALTREETLKGMTIWAAYSNFEENEKGSIEVGKFADFVILNQDIMKVEGNKLPKTKAVSTFVNGEKVY
- a CDS encoding M20/M25/M40 family metallo-hydrolase codes for the protein MKKLSILLFGLILIVSCKQENKNSYNINSFSSEEKIDSTNIKQLFSSALTEGKSYEWLRDLTSNVGSRLSGSEGAAKSVIWGEKLMKEVGLDSVWLQPVMVPHWVRGDKEVANYTFNGQKINVPVCALGGSIATPSNGITGEIIEVKSVEEAENLGEKANGKIVFFNGRFDNTLINTFKAYGGCVGQRFAGAATVGKFGAKAVIVRSMTNGIDDYPHTGSMGYGDIPEEQYIPSAAISSRGAEILSAHLKENPKLKFYLKQSCKTLPDAPSFNVVGEIKGTENPDKIMVVGGHLDSWDLGDGAHDDGTGIVQSLEVAYLFKKNNIKPKNTLRIVFFMNEENGMRGANEYARLAKVNGELHIGALESDAGGHTPRGFSIDANDNNIHLLQSWKKLLKPYGLHDIVKGGSGADIGPLKDDHVTLVGYRPDSQRYFDYHHAASDTFDKVNKRELELGSASMASIVYLMDKYLYNQEVLKP
- a CDS encoding class I SAM-dependent methyltransferase, whose protein sequence is MGIFEFERIKELIQLHITKKNATIIDVGGGTGKYSEWLAKKEHKVHLVEPVLKHIKLAEQRAKKLQNPFSITIGEAKKLPFEDNTADLVILHGPLYHLQKREDRVTAILEAKEFLKKGGIILGFGINATASTVVGLMNGMIHANSFLICVKRNLQQEFTMLQKIFRFY
- a CDS encoding sigma-70 family RNA polymerase sigma factor, with product MTTQEVWTKYHTDLQNFIISKVKEKTIADDILQDSFIKIHTKLHTLKDITKLKSWCFSIARNSILDYWKTTNKTVEMANFESKTEIEDNVHTEKDCLRGILKNLPKKYRDPLFLSDIKGLKQQEVAEQLKQTLPTTKSQIQRARKLIAEGFMDCCGFVMNTKGNLVGEIQEKEDCKICN